Below is a window of Anaerolineae bacterium DNA.
CACCCTGCGCAATCCGGGCCGGGTTTCCGCCCGGACTGGCCCTAATCGGAGGAGCGCCATCGTGGATCGTCCAGTTCGTGTCCGTTTTGCGCCCAGCCCCACCGGCCCATTGCACATCGGTGGGGCGCGGACGGCGCTGTTCAACTGGCTGTTCGCCCGCCATCACGGGGGCAGCTTTATCCTGCGGATTGAAGATACTGATCGCAGTCGCTACAAAGCCGGCTCGCTGGAGCAGATCATCGAGGGTCTGCGCTGGCTGGGCCTGAACTGGGACGAAGGCCCGGAAGTGGGCGGCGCTTACGGCCCGTACTTCCAGTCCCAGCGCACTGAACTCTACCGTGAGTGGGCTAACTGGCTTGTGGCGAACGATAAGGCGTACCGCTGCTACTGCACGGCTGAACGCCTGAACGCGATCCGGAAGTCGAATCCCTCCGGCTATGACCGTCATTGCCGCTACTTGACGCCGGAGGAACGGGCAACCCATGAAGCGCAGGGTGATCCCTTTGTCATTCGCTTCAAGATGCCGCTGGAAGGCACAACCACCGTATTCGACGAGATTCGCGGCAATATCGTGGTGGACAATGCTACACTGACCGACCTGGTGCTGCTGAAGTCGGATGGCTTCCCCACCTATCACCTGGCGAACGTGGTCGACGATCACTTCATGGCCATCACGCACATCATGCGCGCCGAGGAATGGATCCCCACCGCGCCCGTTCACCGTCAGCTCTACGAGGCTTTTGGCTGGGAGATGCCGCGTATCGCCCACCTGCCCGTGATCCTGAATCCCAGCGGGCGGGGGAAGCTCAGCAAACGCTCGGCGGGGCGGCTGCCGGATGGGCGGCGGGTGCCCGTGCTCCTGCACGAATTCCGTGAGGCGGGCTATCTACCGGAGGCACTGGTAAACTTCCTGACCAATATTGGCTGGAGCTTTGGCGAGGATCGCGAAGTTTTCAGCGTGGAAGAGACAATCGCGCGCTTTGACCTGTCACGGGTTAACCCGGCGGGTAGCAAGTTCCCGCTGGAGAAGCTTGACTGGCTCAACGGGGTATACATCCGGCAGAAAACGGTGGAAGATCTGATGCCGTTGCTGCGTGAGCGCCTGGAGGCGGCGGGGTATACCGTGCGCGATGAGGTGCTGCGGCAGGCGATCCCGCTGATCCAGCCGCGTCTGCACTCGCTCAATGACGTGGTAGAGAAGGCTGGCTTCTTCTTTGCGGAAACGGTGACGCCCACGGCGGAAGATCTGATTCAGGAGCAGATGGACGCTGCAAGCACACGGACAGCCCTGGAAGCGGCTTATGGTGTGCTGGCCGGCCTGCCGGTCTTTGAGACCGCGGCCATCGAAGCGGCGCTGCGCGCCCTGGCCGGGACATTGGCGCTCAAGCCACGCCAGCTGTTCGGCGTCCTGCGTGTGGCGGTGACCGCCCAGGCGGTGGCGCCGCCACTGTTTGAGACAATGGCCATCCTGGGCCGGGAGACGACACTGGCCCGGATCGCCGCGGCGCAAGCGCTGCTGGTCGATACACCGGTTGAGGGTTAGCGCCGCGCGCCTGCCTGTTGAGGATAACCAAACACCCCTCCACCCTGTATAACGGTGAAGGGGTGTTTGGCGTTTACAGGCCGGCGGCTACTCGCCTTTGGCAGCGATCTTGGCCCACTTGTCGCGCAGGGAAACCGTCCGGTTGAAGACCAGCTTTTCCGGCGTCGAATCGGGGTCGACGCAGAAATAGGCTATGCGCTCAAACTGGTAACGGGTGCCGGGCGCGGCGCCGGCAACGCTTGGCTCTACCCAGCAGGTCGGCACGATTTCCAGCGAATTGGGGTTGAGGTTGGCCGTGAAATCCTGGCCTTCTTCCACGTCATCCGGGTTGGCCTTGAGAAACAGGTGATCGTACAGCCGGGCTTCCGCCTGGATGGCATGGGCAGCGGAAACCCAGTGCAACGTCGCCTTGACCTTGCGGCCATCCGGCGCATCGCCGCCGCGTGTTGCCGGATCGTAGGTGCAGCGCAGTTCCACGACCTGTCCTTGGGCATCCTTGACCACATCCACGCACTTGATGAAGTAGGCATAGCGCAGGCGAACTTCCCGCCCTGGCGCCAGGCGGTAGAACTTGGCGGGCGGGTCTTCCATAAAGTCGTCCTGTTCGATGTACAGCACGCGGGAGAACGGCACCAGGCGGGTCCCCATGGCCGGGTCTTCCGGGTTGTTGATAGCCTCCATGTACTCGACCTGACCCTCCGGGTAATTCTCAATGACCACGCGGAGGGGGCGCAGCACCGCCATCACCCGCGGCACGCGCAGGTTAAGGTCCTGGCGCAGGCAGTGCTCCAGCAGAGCGATATCCACGATGCTGTTGCTCTTGGAAACACCGATGCGCTCGCAGAAGTCGCGGATGGCTTCCGGCGTGTAGCCGCGCCGGCGCAAGCCGGAGATGGTCGGCATACGCGGATCATCCCAGCCGCGGACGTGACCATCGCGGACCAGGCGCAGTAACTTGCGCTTGCTGAGCACCGTGTTGGTCAGGTTCAGGCGGGCAAATTCGATCTGCTGCGGATGATAGATCTCCAGCTCATCCAGGAACCAGTCGTAGAGGGGACGGTGATCCTCAAATTCCAGCGTGCAGATGGAATGTGTGATCCCCTCGATCGAGTCCGACTGACCGTGGGCGAAGTCGTACATCGGGTAGATGCACCAGGTGTTGCCGGTGCGGTGGTGCTCAGCGTGAAGGATGCGATAAAGCACCGGGTCGCGCATATTGAGGTTAGGCGAGGCCATATCGATCTTGGCCCGCAACACACACGTACCATCCGGAAAGTCACCGCGACGCATCTGCTCAAAAAGAGCCAGGTTTTCCTCCACCGAGCGGTTGCGATAGGGGCTTTCCCGTCCGGGTTCGGTCAGCGTACCGCGATATTCGCGGATCTCGTCGGCGCTGAGATGGTCAACGTAGGCCTTGCCCTTCTTGATCAGCTTAATGGCAAATTCGTAAAGCTGTTCAAAATAGTCAGAAGCATAGAAGAGCCGGTCTTCCCAGTCCGCGCCTAGCCAGCGCACATCTTCGATGATCGAGTCGATGTATTCCTGATCCTCTTTGGTCGGGTTGGTGTCATCGAAG
It encodes the following:
- a CDS encoding glutamate--tRNA ligase, which encodes MDRPVRVRFAPSPTGPLHIGGARTALFNWLFARHHGGSFILRIEDTDRSRYKAGSLEQIIEGLRWLGLNWDEGPEVGGAYGPYFQSQRTELYREWANWLVANDKAYRCYCTAERLNAIRKSNPSGYDRHCRYLTPEERATHEAQGDPFVIRFKMPLEGTTTVFDEIRGNIVVDNATLTDLVLLKSDGFPTYHLANVVDDHFMAITHIMRAEEWIPTAPVHRQLYEAFGWEMPRIAHLPVILNPSGRGKLSKRSAGRLPDGRRVPVLLHEFREAGYLPEALVNFLTNIGWSFGEDREVFSVEETIARFDLSRVNPAGSKFPLEKLDWLNGVYIRQKTVEDLMPLLRERLEAAGYTVRDEVLRQAIPLIQPRLHSLNDVVEKAGFFFAETVTPTAEDLIQEQMDAASTRTALEAAYGVLAGLPVFETAAIEAALRALAGTLALKPRQLFGVLRVAVTAQAVAPPLFETMAILGRETTLARIAAAQALLVDTPVEG
- a CDS encoding glutamine--tRNA ligase/YqeY domain fusion protein codes for the protein MTMTTPENERDSNPPLPPAEIPAPGATNFIHEIIEADLRAGKNGGRVHTRFPPEPNGYLHIGHAKSICLNYGIAKKYNGKFNLRFDDTNPTKEDQEYIDSIIEDVRWLGADWEDRLFYASDYFEQLYEFAIKLIKKGKAYVDHLSADEIREYRGTLTEPGRESPYRNRSVEENLALFEQMRRGDFPDGTCVLRAKIDMASPNLNMRDPVLYRILHAEHHRTGNTWCIYPMYDFAHGQSDSIEGITHSICTLEFEDHRPLYDWFLDELEIYHPQQIEFARLNLTNTVLSKRKLLRLVRDGHVRGWDDPRMPTISGLRRRGYTPEAIRDFCERIGVSKSNSIVDIALLEHCLRQDLNLRVPRVMAVLRPLRVVIENYPEGQVEYMEAINNPEDPAMGTRLVPFSRVLYIEQDDFMEDPPAKFYRLAPGREVRLRYAYFIKCVDVVKDAQGQVVELRCTYDPATRGGDAPDGRKVKATLHWVSAAHAIQAEARLYDHLFLKANPDDVEEGQDFTANLNPNSLEIVPTCWVEPSVAGAAPGTRYQFERIAYFCVDPDSTPEKLVFNRTVSLRDKWAKIAAKGE